The proteins below come from a single Triticum aestivum cultivar Chinese Spring chromosome 5D, IWGSC CS RefSeq v2.1, whole genome shotgun sequence genomic window:
- the LOC123124930 gene encoding protein MIZU-KUSSEI 1, which produces MPSFIDGPSLRSLLRPSTNGRRTKTPDSAGGGGGKGGGHGHGGGIFKMFKLMPMLSSGCKMVALLGRHNSRALLADHATTVTLFGHRRGRVSLAIHEDTRAPPVFLIELPMLTSALHKEIASGVVKLALESDTRSARRRLVEEYVWAVFCNGRKAGYSIRRKDASDDERHVMRLLRGVSMGAGVLPAAPEKDGGVPAGPDGELTYVRARVERVVGSKDSEAFYMINPHEGGVGGDGGGGDDGSAPELSIFLVRMK; this is translated from the coding sequence ATGCCGTCTTTCATCGACGGCCCAAGTCTCCGGTCGCTGCTCCGGCCGTCCACAAACGGGCGCCGGACCAAGACCCCGGacagcgccggcggcggcggcggcaaaggaGGCGGCCATGGCCATGGAGGAGGGATCTTCAAGATGTTCAAGCTCATGCCGATGCTCTCGTCGGGGTGCAAGATGGTGGCGCTGCTGGGCCGGCACAACAGCCGGGCGCTCCTCGCGGACCACGCCACGACGGTGACGCTCTTCGGGCACCGGCGAGGCCGCGTCAGCCTGGCCATCCACGAGGACACCCGCGCGCCGCCGGTGTTCCTCATCGAGCTGCCCATGCTCACCAGCGCGCTGCACAAGGAGATCGCGTCCGGGGTGGTCAAGCTGGCGCTGGAGAGCGACACCCGCAGCGCGCGCCGCCGGCTCGTGGAGGAGTACGTGTGGGCCGTCTTCTGCAACGGCCGAAAGGCCGGCTACTCCATCCGCCGCAAGGACGCCTCCGACGACGAGCGCCACGTCATGCGCCTGCTCCGCGGCGTCTCCATGGGCGCCGGCGTGCTGCCCGCCGCGCCCGAGAAGGACGGCGGCGTGCCCGCGGGGCCCGACGGCGAGCTCACGTACGTGCGCGCCCGCGTCGAGCGCGTCGTCGGCTCCAAGGACTCGGAGGCGTTCTACATGATCAACCCCCACGAGGGCGGCGTTggaggcgacggtggcggcggcgacgacggcagcGCACCGGAGCTGAGCATTTTCCTAGTGAGGATGAAGTGA
- the LOC123124931 gene encoding uncharacterized protein, with product MNPAVDLGRKTLTWHSQLGFFCQVGQLTGARAGGIYPDPNRIGEFLSTTRVSPAAARERGVAIGAAAPAAPADTAMSWSSGGSSAPGFRRASGRRDTDARSPVRYREQPMAYEPAKLCHCNPRRKAPRWISWSRQNPGRRYYACVNAVHGGCGYVERHDDPLPKFFSDLIGDLRDEVWRLKGGGTVARTEDAFAAVAMSKDEAGGEMLAMSLQEQLRLKNEEMDAMKSKYMNVIFVLIVFVLGLVLGKFVVN from the exons ATGAACCCTGCAGTCGATTTGGGCAGGAAAACGCTTACGTGGCATAGTCAACTAGGATTCTTCTGTCAGGTGGGCCAGTTGACCGGTGCACGCGCGGGTGGGATATATCCCGATCCAAATCGAATTGGGGAATTCCTCAGCACAACTAGGGTTAGCCCGGCGGCGGCCAGGGAGAGAGGAGTGGCGATtggtgcggcggcgccggcggcgccgGCGGACACTGCGATGTCGTGGTCATCAGGCGGTTCTTCTGCTCCTGGATTCCGGCGAGCGTCGGGAAGGAGGGACACGGATGCGAGGTCGCCGGTGCGCTATCGTGAGCAGCCTATGGCATACGAGCCGGCGAAGTTATGCCACTGCAATCCGCGGCGGAAAGCACCGAGATGGATTTCTTGGAGCCGTCAGAACCCGGGGAGGAGGTATTACGCGTGCGTCAATGCAGTG CATGGTGGTTGTGGGTATGTTGAACGGCATGATGATCCGTTGCCAAAGTTTTTTAGTGACTTAATTGGAGATTTGAGAGATGAGGTGTGGAGGTTGAAGGGTGGAGGTACTGTTGCTCGAACTGAAGATGCATTTGCAGCTGTGGCTATGAGTAAGGATGAAGCAGGAGGTGAAATGCTGGCTATGTCTCTGCAAGAGCAGTTGAGGTTGAAGAATGAAGAAATGGATGCAATGAAGAGCAAGTATATGAATGTGATATTTGTCCTGATTGTCTTTGTGCTTGGTTTAGTGCTAGGGAAATTTGTAGTGAACTGA